A region from the Ammospiza nelsoni isolate bAmmNel1 chromosome 1, bAmmNel1.pri, whole genome shotgun sequence genome encodes:
- the UBE2QL1 gene encoding ubiquitin-conjugating enzyme E2Q-like protein 1 yields MATLLRKIGLIRLHSRDTEDPKHHHHRSSSSQQGSSLRGRGNQKNSSNKPQPQGPPGGGCSSSSSEGSPGGHKNKKAPEPAKQPPQQARSGVGREKPREPGREPGAGKEAAQRPGPGSGPGCGSGPAALVPAGRQQHCTQVRTRRLMKELQDIARLSDRFISVELVDESLFDWNVKLHQVDKDSVLWQDMKETNTEYILLNLTFPDNFPFSPPFMRVLSPRLENGYVLDGGAICMELLTPRGWSSAYTVEAVMRQFAASLVKGQGRICRKAGKSKKSFSRKEAEATFKSLVKTHEKYGWVTPPVSDG; encoded by the exons ATGGCCACTCTGCTGCGGAAAATCGGGCTGATCCGGCTGCACAGCCGGGACACCGAGGACCCCAAGCACCACCACcaccgcagcagcagcagccagcagggctcctCGCTCCGCGGCAGAGGCAACCAGAAGAACAGCAGCAACAAGCCGCAGCCGCAGGGCCCCCCCGGGGgcggctgcagcagcagcagcagcgaggGCAGCCCCGGCGGCCACAAGAACAAGAAGGCGCCGGAGCCGGCCAAGCAGCCCCCGCAGCAGGCGCGCTCGGGAGTCGGCCGGGAGAAGCCGCGGGAGCCGGGCAGGGAGCCCGGCGCCGGCAAGGAGGCGGCGCagcggcccggccccggctccggccCCGGGTGCGGGTCGGGGCCGGCGGCGCTGGTGCCCGCGGgccggcagcagcactgcacgcAGGTGCGGACCCGGCGGCTgatgaaggagctgcaggacatCGCGCGGCTCAGCGACCGCTTCATCTCGGTGGAGTTGGTGGACGAGAGCCTCTTCGACTGGAACGTGAAGCTGCACCAGGTGGACAAGGACTCGGTGCTGTGGCAGGACATGAAGGAGACCAACACGGAGTACATCCTGCTCAACCTCACCTTCCCCGACAACTTCCCCTTCTCGCCGCCCTTCATGAGGGTGCTTAGCCCCCGCCTGGAGAACGGCTACGTCCTGGATGGCGGGGCCATCTGCATGGAGCTGCTCACCCCCCGCGGCTGGTCCAGCGCCTACACCGTGGAGGCCGTCATGAGGCAGTTCGCCGCCAGCCTGGTCAAGGGGCAG GGCCGTATCTGCAGAAAAGCTGGCAAATCAAAAAAGTCGTTCAGTCGAAAGGAAGCTGAAGCAACATTTAAGAGTTTGGTGAAGACCCATGAAAAATATGGGTGGGTCACCCCGCCCGTCTCTGATGGCTGA